One Trichormus variabilis 0441 genomic window, CGTCGCTGTTGCCCCCGACAATAATGTCATCATAGGCTGTACCTATGATTTTCAATTGTTCGATATTTTTGTAGCGGATTTGATTGGTGTCGGCGGTAATTAAACCTTGCTTGGTGGTAGTGTTGAAACTTGAGGTGATGCCAGCGATCGCACTACTATAGTCAATGCACAAGTAATCATAGCCTGTTCCGCCATCAACTGTTTGAGTTGCCAAGGGATGCACAACTGTGTTTGCATCTGGGCTACTAATATAGAAAGAGTCGTTACCACTACCACCATTGAGAGTGTTAGAACCCTGAACTCCATAGGCATAAAAAATATCATTTCCGTTTCCACCTGAAACTATATTTTTGCCTTTCCATTGATAACTAATATCAAGGATGTCATTTCCATCACCTCCATCGAGAATGTTATTCCCAGCAGACAAATCAACTCCGAGATAATCGTCTCCACTTCCACCCCGGAGGCTATTATTTCCTTGGGAATAGCGAGCATAAAGTTGATCATTTCCAGAACCACCATCTAAGATATTCTTTCCATAAGAAAAGCGAACATCTAAAATATCGTTTCCAGCTCCACCCTTGAGGGTGTTATCTCCACTGGAACTATAAACGTAAATTTCATCATTTCCCTCTCCACCATCTAAAAGGTTGTTCCCAGTGGAGTTACCTGCATCTAAGGTATCATCGCCTGCTTCACCGTAGAGGCTATTATTACCTTCTTCTCCGTTTAAATTGTCATTACCTTCACCACCATAGAGTTTGTCATTACCTAAGCCGCCATAGAGTTTGTCATTATCTAAGCCACCATAGAGATAGTCATCACCTAAGCCGCCATAGAGATAGTCGTATCCCGCAAATCCTTTGATAGTGTCGCTCTCATCACCACCGTAGAGATAGTCATTGCTATTTGTTCCACAAATAATTGTCATAAATTTGGCTCCCTGTAAATCAAATCTGTATGCTATTTTGAAGTTTTAAATTGGCAATTTAGTCCTGTTTTATGCACTCATAATTAGTTAAGAGTTGGCACAATCAGCACGCTTTATGTCATCTTTAGGTACGATAACTTATGTATGAATATCCACCCTGTTGATGGGCTTAACGGTAATACTTGTCTAGCTGTTTGGACAAATGTTTACAGCAGATTGCAACTAGAGTAAGTATGGAATTTATAACTCTCAGATAGAGAGTCAAAGTGTTTTAATTCTGTTAGATTGAGCTTGGTATTAGGGTGTTTTGACTGCTAATTTCTGAATTCTTTTGTATATCCGGCGAAGTGTATACTGACCATGAATGAATCAAGAATATTCAGTCATCTTAGGTTCTTAATTTATGACCTTCTGACGAAAGGTAACCCAATATTTACGTTGTTTTGTTAGGTGGTAATGCGCTGAACCAAACCCACTTTTCAATTTTGAGAACGCGCACTAGAAATTAGAGGTTAGGATATACCTCATGTAATTGGGAACTGTTATGAGAAGGTGATTAAGACTAAGCTGATTCGGTCAGAATTTAGCAAAACGAATACACAGAACACCTAATTAAGTTCATACCGTATATTTATTCATGAGTCTATAGTTGTATAGACATATTTACATATCATTCATAAAACTTATATTACGTGGTGTGCAACTTTCTCTCAAACCTAACCCCCAACCCCTTTTCTAGTAAGGAAGAGGAGCAAGATTAAAAGCCTCTATCTCTCCACTTGACTAACGGCAGGTTATGCTAACGCCAACGGGGAGAAGTAGGCTGCGTCTAGTGGAGAGAGGTCTAAGAATAAGTTGCACATCGCGTTATATTTCAATACAGTTCAGTTATCAGCCCTCCGATAATACTGACGGCTGATTCTACTAAAACTCAGCGTTTTGTGGTGTCCGGGGGAAGGGAATCACATCCCGAATATTGCCCATTCCGGTGATAAATTGCACGAGTCGTTCAAAACCCAAGCCGAAACCAGCGTGAGGAACAGTACCATAACGACGTAAGTCGAGATACCACCATAAATCTTCTGGCTGCATCCCTTGCGC contains:
- a CDS encoding calcium-binding protein: MTIICGTNSNDYLYGGDESDTIKGFAGYDYLYGGLGDDYLYGGLDNDKLYGGLGNDKLYGGEGNDNLNGEEGNNSLYGEAGDDTLDAGNSTGNNLLDGGEGNDEIYVYSSSGDNTLKGGAGNDILDVRFSYGKNILDGGSGNDQLYARYSQGNNSLRGGSGDDYLGVDLSAGNNILDGGDGNDILDISYQWKGKNIVSGGNGNDIFYAYGVQGSNTLNGGSGNDSFYISSPDANTVVHPLATQTVDGGTGYDYLCIDYSSAIAGITSSFNTTTKQGLITADTNQIRYKNIEQLKIIGTAYDDIIVGGNSDDIIDGGSGGNDTLNGGAGNDILSIRGNSRNNNTVYGGAGNDSLYANDTAGTNLLDGGDGNDYLSATNNYSYFFNASQTLIGGAGDDTLDVSGSYGNNFLYGGAGNDSLYADYSVGPHTLDGGDGDDYLSAKGSSSRFIINTHILDGGAGNDILDVGSARAKNKLIGGGGNDILIGGLNEDTFVFKNYNEGIDRIYNFDHLDRIQICAVGFGGGLSPDSLSAGQFTLGTVATTNDQRFIYDTSNGALYFDQDGNGSGFHQVQIAQLYGVPSLSVSNFVVV